A region from the Musa acuminata AAA Group cultivar baxijiao unplaced genomic scaffold, Cavendish_Baxijiao_AAA HiC_scaffold_698, whole genome shotgun sequence genome encodes:
- the LOC135663300 gene encoding NAD(P)H-quinone oxidoreductase chain 4, chloroplastic, whose product MFRWYAICICSLELLLTTYVFCYHFQLDDPLTQLEEDLKWIDVFDFHWRLGIDGLSIGPILLTGFITTLATLAAWPVTRNSRLFYFLMLAMYSGQIGLFSSRDLLLFFMLWELELIPVYLLLSMWGGKKRLYSATKFILYTAGGSIFLLIGVLGMGLYGPNEPTLDFSKLTNQSYPVALEIILYFGFLIAYAVKSPIIPLHTWLPDTHGEAHYSTCMLLAGILLKMGAYGLIRINMELLPHAHSIFSPWLVIVGTIQIIYAASTSLGQRNLKKRIAYSSVSHMGFTIIGIGSITGMGLNGAILQILSHGFIGAALFFLAGTSCDRIRLVYLDEMGGVSIPMPKLFTMFSSFSMASLALPGMSGFVAELLVFFGIITSPKYLLMPKMLITFVMAIGMILTPIYLLSMLRQMFYGYKLFNVPNSNFADSGPRELFVSICIFLPVIGIGIYPDFVLSLSVDRVQAILSNYFHR is encoded by the coding sequence atgtttaggtGGTATGCTATATGTATATGCTCGTTGGAACTCCTTCTAACAACCTATGTTTTCTGTTATCATTTCCAATTGGACGATCCATTAACCCAATTGGAGGAAGATTTAAAATGGATAGATGTTTTTGATTTTCACTGGAGACTGGGAATCGATGGGCTTTCCATAGGACCTATTTTACTGACAGGATTTATCACCACTTTAGCTACCTTAGCGGCTTGGCCAGTTACTCGAAATTCGCGATTGTTCTATTTTCTCATGTTAGCAATGTACAGCGGTCAAATAGGATTATTTTCTTCTAGAGACCTTTTACTTTTTTTCATGCTGTGGGAGTTAGAATTAATTCCTGTTTATTTACTTTTATCCATGTGGGGGGGAAAGAAACGTCTCTACTCGGCCACAAAGTTTATTTTGTACACTGCGGGGGGCTCCATTTTTCTCTTAATAGGAGTTCTAGGTATGGGTTTATATGGCCCTAATGAACCCACAttagatttttcaaaattaactaatcaatcatatcctgtggcattggaaataatattatattttggatTCCTTATTGCTTATGCTGTCAAATCGCCGATTATACCCCTACATACGTGGTTACCAGATACCCATGGAGAAGCACATTACAGTACATGTATGCTTCTAGCTGGAATCTTATTAAAAATGGgcgcatatggacttattcggatcaaTATGGAATTATTACCCCACGCTCATTCTATATTTTCTCCCTGGTTGGTAATAGTGGGAACGATTCAAATAATCTATGCAGCTTCAACCTCTCTCGGTCAAcggaatttaaaaaaaagaatagcctattcctctgtatctcacatgggtttcacaattataggaattggttctataaccggaatgggactcaacggtgccattttacaaatactctctcatggatttattggtGCTGCGCTTTTTTTCTTGGCAGGAACGAGTTGTGATAGAATACGTCTTGTTTATCTCGACGAAATGGGGGGGGTATCGATCCCAATGCCAAAACTATTTACCATGTTCAGTAGTTTTTCGATGGCTTCTCTTGCATTGCCAGGAATGAGTGGTTTTGTTGCGGAATTATTAGTATTTTTTGGAATAATTACTAGTCCAAAATACCTTTTAATGCCAAAAATGCTAATTACTTTTGTAATGGCAATTGGAATGATATTAActcctatttatttattatctatgttacgtcagatgttctatggatacaagctaTTCAATGTTCCAAACTCTAATTTTGCGGATTCTGGACCACGAGAACTATTTGTTTCAATCTGTATCTTTCTACCCGTAATAGGTATTGGTATTTATCCGGATTTCGTTCTCTCGCTATCAGTTGACAGGGTGCAAGCTATCCTATCTAATTACTTTCATCGATAG